A genomic window from Vitis riparia cultivar Riparia Gloire de Montpellier isolate 1030 chromosome 16, EGFV_Vit.rip_1.0, whole genome shotgun sequence includes:
- the LOC117934051 gene encoding DNA mismatch repair protein MSH3-like: MEVAAIMATAMENGGGIMSMPDLAIQAPALTIRHLKQFGLERILCMGASFWPFSSNMEMTLLANALQQLEVLNNHSDGSKSGSLLHTMNHTLTIFGSRFLRHWVSHLLCDRNMTSARLDAVSKIVMSMGSCKASQNFGGIDEGDSDVTYVQPEVNYLFSSVLTTLGRSPDIQRGLTRIFHRTATASEFISVTQAILFAGKQLQRLHIEEKDVDEKGQSRSVDSVL; the protein is encoded by the exons ATGGAAGTTGCTGCTATCATGGCCACTGCTATGGAAAATGGAGGG gGAATTATGAGCATGCCAGATTTGGCTATTCAAGCACCGGCCTTAACCATTCGCCATTTGAAACAATTTGGTTTGGAAAGAATTCTGTGTATGGGAGCTTCGTTTTGGCCCTTTTCAAGCAACATGGAGATGACCCTTTTGGCGAATGCACTTCAACAATTAGAG GTATTAAATAATCACTCTGATGGATCTAAGTCTGGCTCCTTGTTGCATACCATGAACCACACTCTTACCATATTTGGTTCGAGATTTCTTAGGCACTGG GTATCTCACCTTTTATGTGATAGAAACATGACATCTGCTCGTCTTGATGCTGTTTCTAAGATTGTGATGTCCATGGGTTCTTGCAAAGCATCGCAAAATTTTGGTGGGATTGATGAGGGAGACTCTGATGTCACATATGTACAACCTGAggttaattatttgttttcttcagttTTAACAACTTTAGGAAGGTCACCAGATATTCAACGTGGACTAACAAGAATTTTCCACCGAACAGCCACTGCATCTGAG TTCATTTCAGTCACGCAAGCTATTTTATTTGCTGGGAAACAACTTCAGCGACTTCACATTGAAGAGAAAGATGTTGATGAGAAGGGGCAATCAAGGAGTGTGGACTCTGTTTTGTGA